The DNA segment GCAGGCCGCGTCCAGAAAGGGAGGCAGGGCTCAGAGTCGCAGGGCTGGTCGGGCCTGGAGGAGCTCCTGGGCGCTCACACCCTCAGGCGCCAGCGTCGGGCACCAGGGAAAGGGTTCTTGGCCCTGCTTTTGAGTCTTGTGAGGACCCGGGCAGACGTCTCTGTGCCTTGTGGGAGGCCCCACGAGGGGGACGCAGAGCCTGTCCACCCAGAGCCCCGCAGGACCATGTCCTACCTGTCCTCCGGGGCCgccccaggcctccctccagcCAGCCACCTCTGTGCCTACAGGGTCCCCGGCACCCGGCCCACAGCTCCTCGGTGGCAGAGAAGCCTCTCTGGGGACAAGGAATGTTGCCCGTCCAGTTTCCCAAGAcaggccctggcctgggcctGCTAGGGGACCGGGGACTGTGAGCTGGGGGTGGGAACGGTATCCCCGTCATGTCATCCCAGGGTGACCTGGCCGGCCGGGGtcagcccccaggctggggaggactACACATCCCATCAGCCCCTGGGATAGAGGCCACCTGGAGTCTGGGGAGAGGGGTCCAGGGAGCCATGGATTCAGAGAGTTCCAGGGGCCGGGTGGTCAGCAGAGCCAGGACCCCAAGTTCCTTCCACACGTCCTGAGGGAGCCGAAGCTCCTAGCAGCCCTTGGCCAGAGGCCATCGCTGGGGAGGCATCCTGGCTGGCCTCATGGGAGTTGCAGGTAAGAGGGAGCTGGGGCCTCCCCGCGGGCTCCCTGAGCCGCCCTCTGTGTGTCCTCAGTCAGCCCCTTCGTAGCAAAGGTCAAAGAGCTGCGGCTGCAGAGAGATGACTTTGAGATCTTGAAGGTGATCGGCCGAGGGGCCTTCGGGGAGGTGAGCAAAGGGCCCTGGCTAGGGGGGAGGAGGGCCTCTGCGCCCAGGCTGGCCTGACCCCGGTGctctctgtggctcaggtggctgtggtgaggcAGAGGGACAGTGGACAGATTTTTGCCATGAAAATGCTGCACAAGTGGGAGATGCTGAAGAGGGCTGAGGTCAGTGTTGGGTCTGGGGAAACTTTGGGGGCCTGCAAACAGGGGTGCCTAGAGGCCTCCAGGACCTGCAGGGGAAGTGGCTGGGCAAGGGTGCTGAACAGGCAGAGGATCCACCCCCAGCAGCCTCGGACTCCTCCCAGCCCTATCTCACAATAAGCCTTTGTTAGAACAAGCTGGGTTGTTCCCGTTTTCCTTATGAtaacactgaggcccagagccgTAAAGCACAGGCTTGGGCTCACACAGATGACCTTGATCTGAGCTCCTGGACTTGCTGAGTCTTCCTCCATCCCCTGAGCTGGCAAGGTGGGGTTCCTGGGCTCtgatccccctcccctcccttacCCCCAAACCTGTCACAGACGGCCTGTTTCCGGGAGGAGCGGGACGTTCTGGTGAAAGGGGACAGCCGCTGGGTGACCGCTCTGCATTACGCCTTCCAAGATGAGGAGTACCTGGTGAGTATGCTCAGCGAGGTCGGAGGAGGGTCACCTGGGGATGAAGGAGAAGGCCTTTGGGGGCCAGAAGCCCTGGTCCCAGGAGAGGGAGATGCCCCTCCTCCTGGGACCAAGAGGCTTCTGCTCCCGGCCAGGTGGGGCCTGGAGCCTTCTGCCTGGGCTTTGGCTGGGAGCCGGCCTCCCAGAGCTGCTGGGAGATTCAGCCTGTCTTCCCAGAGCCCCCGGGGTCCCCCCCCGCCGGAGGCGGGGCCCtggggcagccccacccccatctgATTCTTGCCCTGCCCACCGCCATCTAGTATCTGGTGATGGACTACTACGCCGGAGGGGACCTCCTCACTCTGCTGAGCCGCTTCGAGGACCGCCTCCCACCCGAGCTGGCCCAGTTCTACCTGGCCGAGATGGTGCTGGCCATCCACTCGCTGCATCAGCTGGGCTATGTCCACAGGTGGGACCCCAAAGCCTCTGCTGCCCTTCCCAGCCCCTGTTGACCGCTCTGGGGACAGCGGAGGACATACGTGCCGAGCTCTGGGCTGGGTGCTTCCTACGCACAAGACCTTTGAATTCTCACTCCAAAAAGCATATGTGACAGGCGCCGCTATCATTCTATGTCACAGACGAGGAAGTCAGTGCTTTGCAGTGACTCAGCCAGTGGGCGGCCAAGCTCTGGCTTGCACTGGGGAAGTGTGACTCCAGCCGCCTCCATGGCACACTTTACTCCCTCCAGGAGTCGTCCTTAGGGGTCCCTGTCCCCAACCTAGCCACCTTCTTCCATCTCAGGAGCCAGGAGGCCtggccaccctccctcccccttccacacATGGGTACCCACACTGCTCACGTCTGCACGCAGGAACATGTGTCACCATACACACTAGTGTGTGCGCATGCCCACACTCACACACCCAGGCGTGTGCCTAAAGGCACATCCCCACACACAGATCAAGCCCCtcaccctccctgccctcccccagggaCGTCAAGCCAGACAACATCCTCCTGGACATGAACGGGCACATCCGCTTGGCCGACTTTGGCTCCTGCCTGCGTCTCAACAACAGCGGCATGGTAAGGACCCCACCCCGGGTGGGGGCAGAGGCCACTCAGCTGGGAGAGCTCCCAAGCCTCGTACAGGCGGCATCAGATTCCCAGAGGAGGGAAGGGCCAGGCCAGGGCCGTGGGTGGGGGCACTGGGCCAGCCAAGGCCTAGGGAGGGGGTTGTCAGGCCCGGCCCCTGGGCCACGGCGAGGGGCCAGAAGGCTCAGCCAAGCCCCGAGGCAGTCCTCACGGCGTCATCACCCCCACATGCAGGTGGATTCCTCCGTGGCAGTGGGGACACCAGACTACATCTCCCCCGAGATCCTGCAGGCCATGGAGGAGGGCAAGGGCCACTATGGCCCACAGTGCGACTGGTGGTCCCTGGGGGTCTGTGCCTACGAGCTGCTCTTTGGGGAGACGCCCTTCTATGCCGAGTCTCTGGTGGGGACCTATGGCAAGATCATGAACCACGAGGTCTGAGTCCTCCAGGTGGGCGAGGCCCGGGGGGGTCGGGGCTGGGATCCCAGATACTCACCCGCAGCCGTCTCCCTGGGCCTGCAGGACCACCTGCACTTCCCCCCAGATGTGCCCGATGTGCCGGCCAGTGCCCGAGACCTGATCCGCCAGCTGCTGTGCCGCCAGGAGGAGCGTCTGGGCCGTGGAGGGCTGGATGACTTCCGGAACCACCCCTTCTTCGAAGGCGTGGACTGGGAGCGGCTGGCGAGCAGCACCGCTCCTTATATCCCTGAGCTCCGCGGGCCCATGGACACCTCCAACTTTGACGTGGACGACGACACCCTCAACCATCCAGTGAGTGGCGGGTCCCATCATGGTGGGAAAACTGCCTTGAGTCTCAGTGGCTCTGGGACACTCCCCTGCGAAGTTCTCCAAAGCAGTTGTTGGGCTGGGAATGAGGCCTTCAGGCCACAGAGGTTCATGAGAATTATGGTTCACCTGTACCGAGGTGGTTTTGGAGCCAAGTGAAGGTCCTTTGACCGCAGTGTCATCCTATTCATCAGAAATCAtccaagagggagttcctgtcgtggctggtgcagtggaaacaaatctgactagcatccacgaggatgcaggttcgatccctggccttgctcactgcgtcagggatccagcgttgccgtgagctgcagtgtaggttgcagacgcagctcagatcctgcattgctgtggctgtggtgtagactggcagctctagttccaattcgaccccgagcctgggaacttccatatgccgtgtttgcagccccaaaaagcaaaaaaagaaagaaagaatagaaatcaaATAAGAAGACTCCCAGAAGCACCTGGGAGCCATAACCTCAAGGACTTGTGGGAGTTGTAGTCTTTGGGGGGCCATGTTATCCCCCTAGGTTCCCACCAAAGCCAGAAGAGAGGGGCACTTCCAGTCCCAGGGGGTCTCCTGGGTCTCAAGCCTCAGCCTGGAGCTGTGCTCATTGACTCtgactctctttccctccttctgcaGGGGACCCTGCCGCCACCCTCCCATGGGAACTTCTTAGGCCACCACCTGCCATTCGTAGGCTTCACCTACATCTCAGGCAGGTGAGTCTAGTCCTCACAGACCTAGTAGGAAGCTGGAGGCTGCCTGGCCTGGAGGACACCGCGAGTGTGGGGTCGGGACCCTGGGGAAGTGACTGAGGGGCCCCCATGGCATCTGCCTGCGCCTGGTGCTTGGCAAGTGTGCTCTGGACCCTCAGCTGGACAGACCCCCCACGTCCTCAGGGTCCTGCCTCAGCATTTGGCCCTCATGGTACTCTCCATGGCAGCTGGGAGTGTACTGACTTGGAGCCAGAGGCCCAGGACCGCGCCCCAGGCCTCACTTCGcacctctgtaaaatgggcaggaTGCTCTCAGCCCAATTCCATTTGTGGGGCTGGCCTGAGACTGCAGCGAGGTCCTGACAGAGGAGGGGCTGTCAAATGTCAGCAGACGAGTCTCATCTTCACTCGGGGCGCGCTTCCCCGGTGCTGGGCGTGGGGGCCCATGTCactgagtcctcctgagagccccTGGAAGAGGGCCTATCGTCACCTCCATTTTccagtgagaaaactgaggctctgataCATTAGGGGACCATGCAAGGTCACGGCTCGGAAGGGCCGGGTACCAGCCCGGGCTCTCCCAAGGACAGGTCTGGTCTGCTTTGTTTCTCTTCCCTGCATGAACTTGGATTTGAGTACAGAGCTGGTGGGCAGggggtgtttctttttctttctttctttttttttttttgcattttagggccacacccgcagcatatggaggttcccaggctagaggtcaaatcagagctatagccatcagcctacaccacagccacagcaatgccagatccgagccatgtctgcaacctataccacagctcacggcaacgcctgattcttaacccactgagcgaggccagggattgaacctgcatcctcatggatcctagtcagattcgtttctgctgagccacaacgggaactcccagagggtaTTTCttagatgaatgaatgggtggatgcAGAAAAACAGAGGAGGCTTGGGGGTCAGGGGTGAGTTGGTTCTCTGCCAACTCGTGTTGCCCTGCTCTCCCCAGTCCAGGCCCTGAGAGCAGTTCTGAGCAGTTGGCTGCCCTGGAGCGGAAGCTCCGTTGTGTGGAGCAGGAGAAGGTGGATCTGAGCCGGAAGCTCCAAGGTATGGGGGAGCCAGCTGGCCAGGGCAGGGTGGGTCTGTCCAGGGGGCTGCGGCCGCAAGGCCACCTCCTCACCTGGGTGCCCCCCACCACAGAAGCTCTGCAGACCCCCTCAGACCATCGGGAGCTGGAGCAGCTACGGAAGGAAGTGCAGATTCTGCAGGACAGGCTGTCAGGTACCACCCAGCACCCAGTCTCGTCCCCACTAACCCTCGCCCTGGGGGTGAACTGCTTTTCCAGCACACCTGAGTCCAGCCTGGGTTCCGATCCCATCCCTGCGCTATACATACCGTGTGATCGCAGGGAAGCATCTTAAACTCTCTGAGTCTGCATGTAGAAAATGGGCCAAGGAGACCCACCTCCgaagctggggtgtgggttccgTGAGCTACCGCACGTGGAGCTCCTGGCTGGGGCAGTCAGCATGTGCAAGTCTCAGGGACAACTCTTGGCAGAGACGCTGAAGGACAGAACAGTGGACGGTCCCCCAGTGGGTAGGCCCGGCCAGGACAGTGAcctgaggcaggagagagacCAACTCCTCCAGGTAGGGCTCGAAGTGGGCGAGCGGCCCAGGGCTCGGCGCTATGGAGGTCCAGGCCCTGACACCAGGCCTTGCCCTCCGGACCCCAGGAGCTGGCCGAGGCTCGGGCTGGGCTGCAGGCGCAGGAGCAGGAGCTCTGCAGGGCCCAGGGGCGGCAGGAGGAGCTGCTCCGGAAGCTGCAGGAGGCCCAGGAGAGAGAGGTGGCCATGGCCAGCCAGACCCAAGCCCTGAACTCCCAGCTGGAGGAAGCCTGGGGTGCCCAGAAGGAGGTGAGtgatggagggtgggtggggacagCAACAGGGCCCTGCCCCTGTGACCCCTTGAATGGCTGGAGGAAGCCTGGGGAGCCGGAAAGGCCGTGTGCTTTTGCACCCCCCTGCGGCTGGCCGAGGTCTGAGCTGGGGaagaggtggggcgggggggggcctcCACTCCTGCCGCAGCTCAAAGAGCGAGAGTCTGGAGCGAGGTGGAAGGTGGGCCTGGCCAAGGTGAGCAGCGGCTGCCCCTGCCCGCCCTCACAGCTGCAGGCCCAGGTGGCTGCCCTGAGCCAGGAAGTGACACGGCTCCAGAAACAGAGGGAACGAAGCCTCGAGAAGGAGTCATCCCGGGTCAACGTGGTGAGGCCTTACCCCTGCCAAGTGGCACACCTCTtggcctggcctcgctcagggtccTCAGGGCCAGGCCTGTGTCCCAGGGTGGGCCACGGCTTCTCGGGCCCCTGCCCTGACTCCTTCTCCGCGTCCTCCAGACTGTCCACACCGCCTCTGAGACCAACGGCACAGGATCGCCTGAGGGCGGGCCTCGGGAGGCACAGCTGAGGCAGGAGGTGGCCGCCCTACGTGTGCAGCTGGAGCAGGCCCACAGCCACGGGTGAGCAGGGCGgccagggcaggggacagggtGAGGGGCTGAGCTGGGGGTCGCCGAGCCGTGCTTCTCCCCGTAGGCCGAGTGGAAAGGAGGAGGCTCTATGCCGGCTACGGGAGGAGAACCAGCGGCTGAGCCGGGAGCAGGAGCGGGTGAGCAGGGCTGCGCAGAGGTGGGACAGAGGCTGGCAGGGAGGGTGGGTGGAGCAGAGAtgggcagggctgctggggctcctgggggctgAGCCCAGCTTCCCATCCGGGCCCCAGCTGCTGGAAGAGCTGGAGCGGGAGCAGCAGAGcaagcagaggctggagggagagcAGCGGGAGACAGAGAGCAACTGGGAGGCCCAGATTGCCGACATCCTTACCTGGTGGGTGccgaggggctgggggcgggggctgggcccAGGCAGGACTGAGAGTCCAGCCGCTGACCCTGCGCCCCCTTCCCAATCAGGGTGAATGATGAGAAGGTGTCAAGAGGCTACCTGCAGGCCCTGGCCACCAAGATGGCCGAGGAGCTGGAGTCCTTGCGGAACGTGGGCACCCAGACTCTCCCTGCCCGGTCGCTGGTGAGCCCCAGGGACACCCAGGGGGTGGAGTGCCAGTAGCCGCACTCCACAGATAGAGACACTGGGCTCATGGAAGATCAGGGACTTGCCTAAGCTGACACTGCGTGAGCTGTGGACTTTGAGCCTGGCCAGGTGGCATAGTGGGAGGGGGCATCTTATGTTGaaacctccccccgccccacccccggccccttGCCACCAGGATCAGCAGTGGAAGGCACGGCGGCTGCAGAAGATGGAGGCCTCAGCCAGGCTGGAGCTGCAGTCGGCACTGGAGGCTGAGATCCGGGCCAAGCAGGGCCTGCAAGAGCGGCTGACGCAGGTGCAGGAGGCCCAGCTGAGGGCTGAGAGGTGAGACCAGGGGCCCGTGCCGCGAGGGGCCCAGGACCCATGCAGAGGCCTGTGCTGAGGCCTGGCCCGGTTCTTCCCAGCCGTCTGCAGGAGACCGAGAAGCAGAACCAGGGCCTGCAGCAGGAACTGGCTGCCCTCCGGGAGGAGCTGCGGGCCCGTGGCCCAGGAGGTGAGTGGCCGACGACATGCTTGTCCTGGAGCAAGTCCTCCAGGTCACCAGGGGTCCCACAACAGCCTTGCAGGGCTGTGGAGACAAGAATGTGCTCCAGGATCTGCTGTTTAACCCGCTCTCCGTTAGCCGGCACCTGCggagcacctgctgtatgccagCCTCCCACCTCTCCAGCCTGTGGTCCTTTCCTTATTTCACCGAGATGGAAGCTGAGGCCCCCTCAGGCCCCTGGCTTCTCAGTTCCAAGTGTTAGAGTGGGGTTCCTGGTCCCAATGACCCATGCCCTCTGTTTGCAGACACCAAGCCCTCCAACTCCCTGATTCCCTTCTTGTCCTTCTGGAGCACAGAGGTAAGAATGGGTGGGGGACTGGCTGGGGGGGAGCCCCCGGGGGGACACAGGGGCCTTGACTCTGCCCCCATCCCGTTCCCCAGAAGGATTCTGCCAAGGACCCTGGCATCTCAGGAGAAGCCCCCAGGTCTGGGTTGGAGCCAGAGCTGAGGCCAGAGGGCCGTCGCAGCCTGCGCCTGGGGGTGAGGACAGGCGGGAGACCCGCAGGCGGGGGCCGGTCCCCATCCTCTGCCTGTGAGCCTCTCACCCGGTCTCGCCCTCCCACAGGCCGTGTTCCCCAGGGCGCCTGCTGCTACCACAGCCTCCCCAGAAAGTCCTCCTGCGAAGGTCAGCGCccggaggggcaggggagggtggggccCCCAAGCCATTCTGCCTGGTTTCCAAGGACCCGCTTGGGTCCGCGCACATGCCTCCTGGCCATCAGACCAGTGGGCATGGCGGTGGCCTTGGCAATGAGGTTTGAGCACGACCACAGACTCTCCGGGGCTCAGAGTTCACACTGCCCCCTGCTCATTCCCTGGTCCTGCCTGATACTTCAGGGTGACCTCAGGGGTGGGGCTCAGGCCCCGAGAGGCCATGGTCAGGCCAAGGTAATGGCCATGTCCCCCTCTCCAGCCCGGCTCACACACGCTGCGCCCCCGGAGCTTCCCGTCCCCCACCAAGTGTCTCCGCTGCACCTCGCTGATGCTGGGTCTGGGCCGCCAGGGCCTGGGCTGTGACGGTgagaccctcccccaccccgggccccagccacagcccctggGGTGGAGGGAACAGAAGTGGCCccgaccctgaccctgaccccagGCTGGTTCTCTCAGCCACGGGCGACTTGCGGCCAACATTTCCCGCTCCtcgctttctgtttttcttttctcacttttggGGCATTGGCGACTGCTCAGGGGCCACCCCGGCCTGCGGGATGCTGGGGCTGGGAAAGCCCAGGGTCCTGCTTCCcggctgcccccaccctgcctcacACCATGTGTCGGCTCCCGCTTTCCCTACAGCCTGCGGCTACTTCTGTCACTCGACTTGTGCCCCAcaggccccgccctgccccgtGCCCCCTGACCTCCTCCACACGGCCCTGGGAGTGCACCCCGAGACGGGCACGGGCACCGCCTACGAGGGCTTCCTGTCGGTGAGCTGgcgctgggggagggagaggacgGGCGTTGGGGGGCTGGGAGCCTGGCGGGCCCTCCCATGCCTGCCTTCCCCCAGGTGCCACGGCCCTCGGGTGTCCGGCGGGGCTGGCAGCGAGTGTTTGCCGCCCTCAGTGACTCGCGCCTGCTGCTGTTTGACGCCCCGGACCCGAGGCTCAGCCCGGCCAGCGGGGCCCTCCTGCAGACACTCGATCTGAGGTGGGTGCTGGGCAGCGGCTTGGGGCGGGGGATGCATGGGTCAAGGTGGCAGCCAGAGCCGTGCCGCCTTTGACCTGCTCCATGAACCTCCCAGGGACCCCCAGTTCTCAGCTACCCCTGTGCTGGCCTCTGATGTTATCCACGCCCAATCCAGGGACCTGCCACGTATCTTTAGGGTGAGTTTGGGGGCAGGATGGGCCTCTGTGCTGGCCCTCCTCCAGCCACTTTTTCTCCGTCGCCACGGCTGTCCCTGTCATTCTGTCCCCTGCTCATTTCCACATGGGTGGCTACAGTAGCCTCCGTTCTGGCCCGTGTAGCTGAGCTTTAGCCTCTGGTGCAGAGAGTTTTCTATACATGAAGCTGGCGGGGTCCTGCCTTGTTTAGGACCCTTCTGTTGCTCCCTGTCACCCCCAGGGTGGTCCTGCCCATGGCCATGAGGTCCTACATTTCTGAccctgccagcccccagcccacccccccaTCTTGAGCATTTCCGGTTACTCTCCTCATCCCCCGGGCTCCAGCAGAAATGTCTCGCCCTGGAAGCTCATCTTTCACTGCTTAGCCGGGGTTAGCAAGCCCCACCCAGTGTTCCTACAGTGTCCCATCCTCTCCCCTCTGTGGCACTGGTCCCAGGGCTCTGGAGTTGCCCACGTGCTTGTCTGACCACCCCGCCTGGCTGGCCACCTGCTGCCAGCCAGCACCTCGTGCTGCCCCGGGCAAGCCCACCTGGGTGCTGATGAGCATCCTCTGGTGCAGAGGGACGGGAGGAAGGACGGGCTGGCCGGCTCTCGGCCCTCTCCCCTCCAGCCTGGGTCCCCGCCCGTAGGTGACGGCCTCCCAGCTGACGGTGCCACCTGCCACATGCACCGTGCTGCTGCTGGCAGAGAGCGAGGGGGAGCGGGAGCGCTGGCTGCAGGTGCTGGGCGAGCTGCAGCGGCTGCTGCTGGACGCGCGGCCAAGGCCCCGGCCTGTGTACACACTCAAGGAGGCCTACGACAACGGGCTGCCGCTGCTGCCCCACACGCTCTGCGCCGCCATCATCGGTGAGCCTCGTGCCCAGGGGGCACCGCTGGCCCGGGCAGGCTTAGGGGAGGAGGCCGGGCCTGCAGGGATGATGCTGCCCAGCCAGTCACCAGGACCACCATCACGGCCCGATGCCTGCAGCCCTGAGCTGCGGACCTTCCCGCCATGCCCGGGGCCGTGGCTCTGcgaggggcctgggctgggggtggggagcccggCCTCTGGCATCCATTTCTCTGCCCTTCCCTTTCTGCCTTTTTGCAAAGAATTTCGAGTGACTGAGCAAGCAGAGGCTCTCGGAAGAGAGAAAGGCGGTTCCGTTCCTGGCCGTCTTGCCAGCGGCTGGGTGACTGTGGGCGAGCCTCACACTCTCTCCTCTGGGGCTGCCGTGTTCAGCCAGGGACCCGGTGCTCAGCGGGGCCTCTGGATCAGGCAGCTGGGGGAGAAGAGAGGCGGCGGCACTCGCTGGCTTCCCCCACTAGCCCGGGCCTGgggccagcccctgccctggcgGCTGGGACTTCTCCGCAGTCACTCAGGACCAGAGCCACCGCCCGCCTCCTCCGGGTCCCCTGTGTCAGGCGGGAGCCAGGGAGACGAGGGCGTTTATTGAGCAGGGATGGCTGTGAGCTTAACACTCACCCTGCCCTGCTTCATCTCTTCGCAGCCTCACAGCAGCTCTGTGAGAAAGGTACCACTATTATCCCCATAGTGCATAAGGGGAAACCAAGGCTCCGAGAGGTGACGTGACTTATCCCCCAATCCCAcagcttggggcggggggggcctcTTACCCTGACTCCTGGCCGGTGGCCCTTCCCCATTAGGGCCAGTCCAGACTCTGGGACAGGAGGGTCCAGTGATGCAGGGACAGTGGGGTTGCCATCTCCATGTCCTCAGGAGATGCTGAGGTTCGGCAAGGGCAGGCCGACTGCCCAGTCTCCTGCCTCTGGAGGGGCCCTCTGACCCCtgaccctctccctccctccaccagaCCAGGAACGGCTTGCCCTGGGCACCGAGGAGGGCCTGTTTATAATCCACCTGCACAGCAACGGTAGGAGCcagggcggggcagggcgggCGTGGGAGGGTGTCAGCCTCCCGGGACAGAGGAGGATGGGCCCCAGGCTGCTCCTGGCTCAGTTGGTGACACTGTCCCTCGCCACCCCCGCAGACATCTTCCAGGTGGGCGAGTGCCGGCGGGTGCAGAGGCTGGCCGTGAGCCCCACAGCGGGCCTTCTGGCCGTGCTCTGCGGCCGTGGCCCCAGCGTGCGCCTCTTCCCCCTGGCCGAGCTGGAGAATGCAGAGGCAGCCGGTGCCAAGATCCCTGAGTCTCGAGGCTGCCAGGCACTGGCAGCCGGGCGCATCCTGCAGGCCCGCACCCCCGTGCTCTGTGTCGCAGTCAAGCGCCAGGTGCTCTGCTACCAGCTGGGCCCAGGCCCGGGGCCCTGGCAGCGCCGCATCCGCGAGCTGCAGGCGCCAGCACCTGTGCAGAGCCTGGGGCTGCTGGGCGACCGGCTGTGCGTGGGCGCGGCCGGTGCCTTTGTCCTCTACCCGCTGCTCAACGAGGCTGCGCCCTTAGCGCTAGGGGCTGGCCTGGTGCCTGAGGAGCTGCCACCGTCCCGCGGGGGCCTGGGCGAGGCACTGGGGGCCGTGGAGCTCAGCCTCAGTGAGTTCCTGCTGCTCTTCACCACTGCTGGGATCTACGTGGACAATGCCGGCCGGAGGTCTCGCATCCAGGAgctgctgtggccagcagtgccCACGGGCTGGGGTAAGGCCtttggagggcagggctgggcacctGCAGTGTAGCTTACATGTTGGAGGAAGACAGGGTCCTGCCCAAGCTCCTGAGGCCTGCATGCACCCCGTGCCCAGCCACAGCCTCAGTGGCTTGCACAGGATCTCCTTCCCATGCCTTCACTCGTGCTCATCCCCTGCCTGAACTGCTCCCCTTTTTGTACCTGGCAAACTCTTAACCAAGTCCAGCGCCAATGGCAGCTCAGGGCCTAGAGCTGGTAGGACCCCTGTAAATGACCACATGACTGCTGCCATTGTCATTACCGCTTTCAGGCTGCCTCTCTCCCCCACCACGGGTCCTTTGTGCCCTCTTTGTTCAGACCTcttccctggcttttttttttttttttttttgtcatttgtctttttagggccgcacctgcagcatatggaggttcccaggctaggggtctaatgggagttgtagccaccggcctacaccagagccccagcgacaccggatccgagccacatctgcaacctacaccacagctcaggcaacgccggatccttaacccactgagagaggcaagggatcgaacctacaacctcatggttcctagtcagattcgtttccactgcaccgcgacgggaatgcttttttttgttgttgttttaatggccacacctgcggcatatgggtgttccccaggctaagggcggaatgggggctgcagctgaggccatagccatagccatggcaacagcagatccttaacccacttgagtgaggccagggatcaaacctgcatcctcacagagacaacatagggcccttaacccactgagccacaatggcaactctttCTCTGGCTCTTAACACCTGGTGATGACTGGTTTGGTGCACTGGAGGCCTGCAGATGGACTGAGGTTGGTGCTtcatccagcccccagcccaggcaaGCACACCCGAGGGGCTGTGAATTTtagaggaatgaatgagtgaatggatggggCAGGTAGCTGCAGTGATGAGATACCAGCGGGAAGAGAGGGACAGTGCTCCTTTCATGAACTATCACCCTTCAGGGGTGGGGCCTGTGGGTTGGGTGTAGCACAGATATTCAGAGTGTAGGCGTTTTATCCAGACTGCCTGGGGCCAGTTCCCAGCCCTCACTTTCACTCCCCACTGAGTGACTTTGG comes from the Phacochoerus africanus isolate WHEZ1 chromosome 4, ROS_Pafr_v1, whole genome shotgun sequence genome and includes:
- the CDC42BPG gene encoding serine/threonine-protein kinase MRCK gamma isoform X7; protein product: MERRLRALERLARGEAGGGPGLDGLLDLLLGLHHELSSAPLRRERNVAQFLNWVSPFVAKVKELRLQRDDFEILKVIGRGAFGEVAVVRQRDSGQIFAMKMLHKWEMLKRAETACFREERDVLVKGDSRWVTALHYAFQDEEYLYLVMDYYAGGDLLTLLSRFEDRLPPELAQFYLAEMVLAIHSLHQLGYVHRDVKPDNILLDMNGHIRLADFGSCLRLNNSGMVDSSVAVGTPDYISPEILQAMEEGKGHYGPQCDWWSLGVCAYELLFGETPFYAESLVGTYGKIMNHEDHLHFPPDVPDVPASARDLIRQLLCRQEERLGRGGLDDFRNHPFFEGVDWERLASSTAPYIPELRGPMDTSNFDVDDDTLNHPGTLPPPSHGNFLGHHLPFVGFTYISGSPGPESSSEQLAALERKLRCVEQEKVDLSRKLQEALQTPSDHRELEQLRKEVQILQDRLSETLKDRTVDGPPVGRPGQDSDLRQERDQLLQELAEARAGLQAQEQELCRAQGRQEELLRKLQEAQEREVAMASQTQALNSQLEEAWGAQKELQAQVAALSQEVTRLQKQRERSLEKESSRVNVTVHTASETNGTGSPEGGPREAQLRQEVAALRVQLEQAHSHGPSGKEEALCRLREENQRLSREQERLLEELEREQQSKQRLEGEQRETESNWEAQIADILTWVNDEKVSRGYLQALATKMAEELESLRNVGTQTLPARSLDQQWKARRLQKMEASARLELQSALEAEIRAKQGLQERLTQVQEAQLRAESRLQETEKQNQGLQQELAALREELRARGPGDTKPSNSLIPFLSFWSTEKDSAKDPGISGEAPRSGLEPELRPEGRRSLRLGAVFPRAPAATTASPESPPAKPGSHTLRPRSFPSPTKCLRCTSLMLGLGRQGLGCDACGYFCHSTCAPQAPPCPVPPDLLHTALGVHPETGTGTAYEGFLSVPRPSGVRRGWQRVFAALSDSRLLLFDAPDPRLSPASGALLQTLDLRDPQFSATPVLASDVIHAQSRDLPRIFRVTASQLTVPPATCTVLLLAESEGERERWLQVLGELQRLLLDARPRPRPVYTLKEAYDNGLPLLPHTLCAAIIDQERLALGTEEGLFIIHLHSNDIFQVGECRRVQRLAVSPTAGLLAVLCGRGPSVRLFPLAELENAEAAGAKIPESRGCQALAAGRILQARTPVLCVAVKRQVLCYQLGPGPGPWQRRIRELQAPAPVQSLGLLGDRLCVGAAGAFVLYPLLNEAAPLALGAGLVPEELPPSRGGLGEALGAVELSLSEFLLLFTTAGIYVDNAGRRSRIQELLWPAVPTGWGYAAPYLTVFSENAIDVFDVRRAEWVQTVPLKKVRPLNPEGSLFLYGTEKVRLTYLRNPLAEKDEFDIPNLTDNSRRQLFRTKSKRRFFFRVSEAQLQQQRREMLKDPFVRSKLISTPTNFNHLVHVGPADGRPGAGDLPPGRAPDQKGRGARSSGPQRPHSFSEAPRRPASMSSDGFVGDSDSMKKKPWTSLSSESVSCPQGPPSPPASPVQVSERPRSLPPAPESESSP